Proteins encoded by one window of Sphingomonas ginkgonis:
- a CDS encoding bifunctional rhamnulose-1-phosphate aldolase/short-chain dehydrogenase, which yields MSEVLDRPVATAAAIPFVVPANRWSDSDAAGKSEPELLLYRSNLLGSDLTVTNFGGGNTSAKVAETDPLSGEPVTVLWVKGSGGDIGSMALDGFATVYLDKLLGLEKLYRSLEHEDEMVGYLPHTTFNLNSRAASIDTPLHGYLPFAHIDHVHPDALIALAASSGGEQATREIWGGAVGWLPWQRPGFDLGLKLRDHVAANPGLRGVMLAGHGIICWGDSARACYENTIELIADAARFLNAHLARGPAFGGQVHAPLAADERRAAAARLMPRLRGHMPGARSKVGHFADDAETLEFVGSADFERLAAIGTSCPDHFLRTKIAPLTLDPTRLDDDAYLAGRLEDYRARYAGYYERCAGPADPAMRDPNPVVVLVPGVGRITFAADKTTARLAGEFYGNAINVMRGAEAIGAYIGLDEQEAFDIEYWALEEAKLQRMPKPKPLAGRIALVTGAAGGIGAATARRLAADGACVLLTDRDETALEGTRTALAKAFGRDVIRAAACDVTQEKEVADAFSTCAVEFGGLDMLVANAGLASSAPIEETTLALWRKNYDVLVEGTFLNARAAFPLMKMQGGGSIVIIGSKNALAATPNASAYASAKAAVVHLGRCLALEGAEFGIRVNVVNPDAVIRGSRIWDGDWRKERAGAYGIDPGEELEDFYRKRSMLKRNVLPEDIAEAVYWFASDASAKSTANIINVDAGNAQAFTR from the coding sequence ATGAGCGAAGTCCTCGATCGTCCCGTCGCCACCGCCGCCGCTATCCCCTTCGTCGTGCCCGCCAATCGCTGGAGCGACTCGGACGCGGCGGGCAAGTCCGAGCCCGAGCTTCTGCTCTACCGCTCGAACCTGCTCGGCTCCGATCTCACAGTCACCAACTTCGGCGGCGGCAACACCTCGGCCAAGGTGGCCGAGACGGACCCGCTGAGCGGCGAGCCGGTCACCGTGCTGTGGGTCAAAGGCTCGGGCGGCGACATCGGCTCCATGGCGCTCGACGGATTCGCCACCGTCTACCTCGACAAGCTGCTCGGCCTTGAGAAGCTCTACCGCAGCCTCGAGCATGAGGACGAGATGGTCGGCTATTTGCCGCACACCACCTTCAACCTGAACAGCCGAGCCGCCTCGATCGACACCCCGCTGCACGGCTATCTGCCGTTCGCGCACATCGACCATGTCCACCCCGACGCGCTAATCGCGCTGGCGGCCTCGAGCGGCGGCGAGCAGGCGACGCGCGAGATCTGGGGCGGCGCGGTGGGCTGGCTCCCGTGGCAGCGCCCGGGCTTCGACCTCGGGCTCAAGCTGCGCGACCATGTCGCCGCCAACCCGGGCCTGCGCGGGGTCATGCTCGCCGGCCACGGCATCATCTGCTGGGGCGACAGCGCCAGGGCCTGCTACGAAAACACGATCGAGCTGATCGCCGACGCCGCGCGCTTCCTTAACGCTCATCTCGCCAGAGGTCCCGCGTTCGGCGGCCAGGTCCATGCCCCGCTCGCCGCCGACGAGCGACGCGCCGCCGCCGCCCGACTGATGCCCCGGCTGCGCGGCCACATGCCCGGCGCTCGCTCGAAGGTTGGCCATTTTGCCGACGACGCCGAGACGCTCGAGTTCGTCGGGAGCGCCGACTTCGAGCGGCTGGCGGCGATCGGCACCAGCTGCCCCGACCATTTCCTCCGCACCAAGATTGCGCCGCTGACGCTTGATCCGACGCGGCTCGACGACGACGCCTATCTCGCCGGCCGCCTCGAGGACTACCGCGCCCGCTACGCGGGCTATTACGAGCGCTGCGCCGGCCCCGCGGACCCGGCGATGCGCGACCCCAACCCGGTCGTCGTTCTGGTCCCTGGCGTCGGCCGCATCACCTTCGCCGCCGACAAGACTACCGCCCGGCTCGCCGGCGAGTTCTACGGCAATGCGATCAACGTGATGCGCGGCGCCGAGGCGATCGGCGCCTATATCGGGCTCGACGAACAGGAAGCGTTCGACATCGAATATTGGGCGCTTGAGGAGGCCAAGCTCCAGCGCATGCCCAAGCCAAAGCCGCTAGCCGGCAGGATCGCGCTGGTCACCGGCGCAGCCGGCGGGATCGGCGCGGCGACCGCCCGCCGGCTCGCCGCGGACGGCGCCTGTGTCCTCCTCACCGACCGCGACGAGACGGCGCTGGAAGGGACGCGGACGGCTCTCGCCAAGGCGTTCGGCCGCGACGTGATTCGCGCCGCTGCCTGCGACGTCACCCAGGAGAAGGAAGTCGCGGACGCCTTTTCGACCTGCGCGGTGGAGTTCGGCGGCCTCGACATGCTCGTCGCCAACGCCGGGCTCGCCAGTTCGGCGCCGATCGAAGAAACCACGCTCGCACTCTGGCGCAAGAATTATGACGTTCTGGTCGAGGGGACCTTCCTCAATGCGCGCGCCGCCTTCCCGCTGATGAAGATGCAGGGTGGCGGCTCGATCGTCATCATCGGATCCAAGAACGCGCTCGCGGCCACGCCCAACGCCTCGGCCTATGCCTCGGCCAAGGCGGCGGTCGTCCATCTCGGCCGCTGCCTCGCGCTGGAAGGCGCCGAGTTCGGCATCCGGGTCAACGTCGTCAATCCCGACGCGGTGATTCGCGGCTCGCGCATCTGGGACGGCGACTGGCGCAAGGAGCGGGCGGGCGCCTACGGCATCGACCCGGGCGAAGAGCTGGAGGATTTCTACCGCAAGCGCTCGATGCTCAAGCGCAACGTGCTGCCCGAGGACATTGCCGAGGCGGTCTACTGGTTTGCTTCGGACGCCAGCGCCAAGTCGACCGCCAACATCATCAACGTCGACGCCGGCAACGCCCAGGCGTTCACGCGGTGA
- a CDS encoding alpha/beta hydrolase produces the protein MRGSALLTLLLSAAFATTAGAQNGPPPSAPAAPPAEPDAIPLYGERTPGTAASENWVKFAGRDYAVRNVTRPTLTPVLPDPARATGAAAIVVPGGAFMILAMDHEGWQVAKALADRGIAAFVLKYRLVPTPVDEARAGAFMGEMLHREVADPMHGNLLGQSKAPDDALAAIALVRAQSARWKVDPARVGVIGFSAGAMTVRRVALGATPANRPAFVGYVYGPQDAEAVPRDAPPLFDAIAMDDELFPTKSFAIASAWQQAGRPVEVHGYARGHHGFGLGVPGTTTTMMIDEFTAWLATQGFLRKDAK, from the coding sequence GTGAGGGGCTCCGCGCTGCTCACGCTCCTGCTGTCGGCGGCGTTTGCGACGACCGCCGGGGCGCAGAACGGGCCGCCCCCATCCGCACCCGCCGCTCCGCCGGCGGAGCCCGACGCCATTCCGCTCTATGGCGAGCGGACGCCGGGAACTGCGGCGAGCGAAAACTGGGTGAAATTTGCAGGCCGCGATTATGCGGTCCGCAATGTCACTCGCCCGACCCTGACCCCAGTCCTCCCCGATCCGGCGAGAGCGACCGGGGCGGCAGCGATCGTGGTCCCGGGCGGCGCCTTCATGATCCTGGCGATGGATCATGAAGGATGGCAGGTGGCGAAGGCGCTCGCCGATCGCGGCATCGCGGCATTCGTGCTCAAGTATCGGCTGGTGCCGACGCCGGTCGACGAGGCGCGCGCCGGCGCCTTCATGGGCGAGATGCTGCACCGCGAGGTCGCCGACCCGATGCACGGCAATCTTCTTGGACAGAGCAAGGCGCCCGATGATGCTCTTGCGGCGATCGCGCTGGTGCGTGCGCAGTCGGCGCGATGGAAGGTCGATCCGGCGCGCGTTGGCGTGATCGGGTTTTCGGCCGGGGCGATGACAGTCCGCCGAGTCGCCCTCGGAGCCACTCCGGCGAACCGGCCAGCGTTCGTCGGCTATGTCTACGGGCCGCAGGATGCCGAGGCAGTGCCGCGCGACGCACCGCCCCTGTTCGACGCGATCGCCATGGACGATGAGCTGTTCCCGACCAAGTCGTTCGCCATCGCCAGCGCCTGGCAGCAAGCGGGGCGGCCAGTGGAGGTCCATGGCTACGCCCGCGGACACCATGGGTTTGGCCTCGGCGTCCCGGGAACGACGACGACCATGATGATCGACGAGTTCACCGCGTGGCTAGCGACGCAGGGCTTCTTGAGGAAGGACGCGAAATGA